A DNA window from Mucilaginibacter xinganensis contains the following coding sequences:
- a CDS encoding C40 family peptidase: protein MAAVLPCTAHARKSTRRHKLSHYKTAHKEYDKPFYETSFTTDSVSADTLLNFAQSLLGTRYRSATSDPDRGFDCSGFVSYVFKNFNLNVPRSSGEFINVGEKVSYEDARPGDIIIFTSPTNRHRIGHVGIVYSNNGDDFKFIHSTSGKEHGVTITTMDDTYKRRFVQVVRVLKQNDTMLASR from the coding sequence ATGGCAGCTGTATTGCCATGCACCGCGCATGCCAGGAAATCAACCCGGCGGCACAAACTAAGCCACTATAAAACGGCGCATAAAGAATACGACAAACCATTTTACGAAACTTCTTTTACAACTGACAGTGTATCTGCCGACACGCTTTTAAATTTTGCTCAAAGTTTACTGGGAACCCGCTACCGCTCCGCCACATCTGACCCTGACCGCGGGTTTGACTGCTCGGGATTTGTAAGCTATGTATTTAAAAACTTCAACTTGAATGTTCCGCGCTCATCGGGCGAATTTATAAACGTTGGTGAAAAGGTAAGTTATGAAGACGCCCGCCCCGGCGATATCATTATATTCACCAGCCCTACCAACAGGCACCGGATAGGCCACGTTGGCATTGTATATAGCAACAATGGCGATGATTTTAAATTTATCCATTCCACTTCGGGTAAAGAGCATGGTGTTACTATTACTACTATGGATGATACCTACAAGCGCCGTTTTGTGCAGGTAGTGCGCGTGCTTAAACAAAATGATACCATGCTGGCAAGCAGGTAA